The following are encoded together in the Bactrocera neohumeralis isolate Rockhampton chromosome 6, APGP_CSIRO_Bneo_wtdbg2-racon-allhic-juicebox.fasta_v2, whole genome shotgun sequence genome:
- the LOC126761456 gene encoding myb-related transcription factor, partner of profilin-like yields MERTTKRTTTQQFQKLVALMENNPDVARGMGNFGATKKSRAEQWDLFAAELNAIGPPLRNGREWNKVWLDYKQKLKKKIATNRRETVATGGGPYAQQSLSSLEQSVDELLHLQAAVHPTGLAYGSNEIESAVNC; encoded by the exons ATGGAAAGGAC AACAAAACGTACAACAACGCAGCAATTCCAAAAATTGGTTGCGTTAATGGAAAATAATCCGGACGTCGCCAGAGGAATGGGGAATTTTGGAGCGACAAAGAAAAGCAGGGCAGAGCAATGGGACCTGTTCGCTGCCGAACTCAATGCCATTGGTCCACCATTGCGAAACGGGCGCGAGTGGAATaag GTTTGGTTGGATTATaaacagaaactaaaaaaaaaaatagcgacaaACCGACGCGAAACTGTTGCCACAGGAGGAGGACCTTATGCTCAGCAAAGTTTATCATCATTGGAGCAAAGTGTGGATGAGCTTCTTCACCTTCAGGCGGCTGTACATCCTACAGGCTTGGCATATGGCTCTAATGAAATAGAAAGTGCGGTAAATTGTTGA